AGCGGCGCTGCGCTGGGCAAGAGAGGTTCCCTGAAGCGGTGGGTCTGGGTTGGGCGGTGACGTGTCCGGCCTCGACGCTCTGCCCGCTAACTTGGAAGGCCTCGGGCCTGCGGCCCGAACGGCTCGGCTGCCTGGAATGTGGAGCGGGAAGGTGGGGAGAGGCCGTCCGCTCCAGAGTTTGAAAAGATGGGGGCTTCAGCACAGAACGGACGCAACTTGGCCGCCGTCAGCGTCCGGAGTGATATGGGCTGAGTGATGCATGTCAGTCTCTCATAAAGAAGAAACAACGTGTAGAGCGATAAAAAACTCCTCCCCCTTGACTGGCACAGCTCCGCAGGAGAGGGGGGAGGCCGGGTGGGGGTGAACTGGCCGGACGTAGAGAAGCCCATGGATGACCGAATGCCTAACCCAGCTTTTATGGGAGACTTGCAAAGCAGAGGCCATGTGGGGGTGGGGCCGCCAGGCTGCCCTCACTCTGTCCCCGCCCTCTACAACCCCCGTCCCACATCCTCTTCCAGCGCGTCCAGCGTCGCCTCCGGGTGTGCTTCGGGGACTTCTGGAAGCAGGCGGCTCTCGATGGCGCGGGCGTGGGCTTCCAGGCCCTCGGCGCGGGCGAGGAGGGCGGCGGGGGGACCGATGCGGCGCAGGGCGTCCTCGTTCACGCCGACCACGCTGATGATGTTCTGGAAGTCGCGGACGTTGACCGGACTCATGAAGCGCGCGGTGCCACCGGTCGGCATCACGTGGCTGGGTCCCGCCACGTAGTCGCCCAGCGCCTCCATGCTCGCCTCGCCCACGAAGACGCCGCCTGCCCGCCGCACCTGCCCCAGCAGGCTCCAGGGGTCGCGGGTCAGCAGGCAGAGGTGCTCGGGGGCATAGAGGTTGGCGAGGTCGAGGGCTTCGGTGAGGTCGGCGGCCAGCACGACCTTCATGCGGCTGGCGACGCTGTCGCGCGCCCAACTGCGGTTGGGTTCGGGCAGGGCTTCGAGTTGCCCGTTCAGCTTGTTCTGCACCTCCACCAGGAGGTCGCGGCTGGTGGACACCAGCACCGGTTCGGCCCCCAGGTGTTCGGCCTGGGCGAGCAGGTCGGCGGCCACAAAGCGCGGGTCGGCGCTGTCGTCGGCCACCACCAGCGTCTCGGTCGGCCCGGGCAGGCTCTCGATGCCCGCCACGCCGTACACCATCCGCTTGGCGATCACCACGAAGAGGT
The window above is part of the Deinococcus metallilatus genome. Proteins encoded here:
- the hisD gene encoding histidinol dehydrogenase is translated as MQVLQGDAARAALTRSFGEIPVPASVLARIEATFGEPLTPEEVVARILADVKARGDDALRDWTEKLDGTRPDALEVTREEIEAAEIDPVLHGAIRLAVTRVRAFYEQQPAHGFLDHGPDGALGQLVRPLGRVGVYVPGGLAPLISTLIHTAVPAQVAGVPEIIVTTPPARDGSVNPAILVAAREVGVDRVFRVGGAQAIGALAHGTASIPAVDKIAGPGNLFVVIAKRMVYGVAGIESLPGPTETLVVADDSADPRFVAADLLAQAEHLGAEPVLVSTSRDLLVEVQNKLNGQLEALPEPNRSWARDSVASRMKVVLAADLTEALDLANLYAPEHLCLLTRDPWSLLGQVRRAGGVFVGEASMEALGDYVAGPSHVMPTGGTARFMSPVNVRDFQNIISVVGVNEDALRRIGPPAALLARAEGLEAHARAIESRLLPEVPEAHPEATLDALEEDVGRGL